The proteins below come from a single Deltaproteobacteria bacterium genomic window:
- the rpoD gene encoding RNA polymerase sigma factor RpoD: MSKGTDIEEYKDYVSLEDNRGFIPLEDLPDSVSATPLFNESEDDMIIFDDMDLKVIEVPQKIALQPMANMPMEENNLEFESETPIKIGDPVKMYLKEMGMVSLLTREGEVEIAKRIEQGEKEVICALLETTAGTKEILSVAEKIAQKKMAWDDLADDLEAKPETELVSNKDDLVKLINKIKRLEDHSRKLVASLRKDGLATEKKAALEVRLQRDRREIAKLIKQLRIDRRHLEKIIQKISLLARKVQESQQTMAQCLETTGMNAAEFKKACKNLKKVGKGGNSWPNHGVTLSPEELIALEGRWNAAQKQLKKATQELDLTPERIVEIQTRIKKGERQATTAKRELVEANLRLVVSIAKKYSNRGLQFLDLIQEGNIGLMKAVDKFEYERGYKFSTYATWWIRQAITRAIADQARTIRIPVHMIETINKLIRTTRYLVQEIGREPTPEEIAEKMDFPLDKVRKVLKIAKEPISLDTPIGEEEDSNLGDFIEDRKIASPIEAVEHLNLAEQTQKVLSTLTSREEKVIRMRFGIGEKADHTLEEVGRNFAVTRERIRQIEGKAIRKLRHPSRSKQLHSFIEY, from the coding sequence ATGAGCAAGGGAACAGATATTGAAGAGTACAAGGATTATGTTTCCTTGGAGGACAACCGCGGGTTCATCCCCCTCGAGGATTTACCTGACTCAGTATCCGCCACCCCGCTCTTTAATGAATCAGAAGATGATATGATTATCTTCGATGACATGGACCTGAAGGTTATCGAGGTCCCCCAGAAAATTGCTCTCCAGCCAATGGCAAATATGCCCATGGAGGAGAACAATCTGGAGTTTGAGTCTGAAACTCCGATTAAAATCGGTGACCCGGTCAAGATGTACCTGAAAGAGATGGGCATGGTCTCTTTGCTTACCCGGGAGGGGGAAGTGGAGATCGCCAAACGCATCGAACAGGGGGAGAAAGAAGTCATCTGTGCCTTATTGGAAACTACGGCAGGGACCAAAGAAATATTGTCGGTGGCCGAAAAAATCGCCCAGAAAAAAATGGCCTGGGATGACCTAGCCGACGATCTGGAAGCGAAGCCGGAGACAGAACTGGTCTCTAATAAAGATGACCTGGTTAAACTAATTAATAAAATCAAGCGGTTAGAGGATCACAGCCGCAAGCTCGTGGCATCTCTAAGGAAGGACGGTCTGGCCACGGAAAAAAAGGCTGCTCTTGAGGTCCGACTTCAGCGCGATCGACGCGAGATAGCCAAGTTGATCAAGCAGTTACGGATCGACCGGCGGCATTTGGAGAAAATTATCCAAAAAATATCACTGCTAGCCCGCAAAGTGCAAGAATCCCAGCAGACCATGGCCCAATGTTTGGAAACCACCGGGATGAATGCCGCAGAATTTAAAAAGGCTTGCAAAAATCTTAAAAAAGTTGGGAAGGGAGGCAACTCCTGGCCTAACCATGGAGTTACTCTATCTCCGGAGGAACTGATCGCACTGGAAGGACGCTGGAATGCGGCTCAGAAACAGTTGAAAAAGGCGACGCAGGAATTAGACCTGACTCCGGAGCGTATTGTGGAGATTCAGACCCGGATCAAAAAAGGGGAGCGGCAGGCCACCACTGCCAAACGAGAGTTGGTGGAGGCCAATCTGCGCCTGGTGGTGAGCATTGCCAAAAAATACTCTAACCGCGGGTTGCAGTTCCTGGACCTGATCCAGGAAGGCAATATCGGCCTGATGAAAGCGGTCGATAAATTTGAATATGAACGGGGCTATAAATTCAGCACCTACGCCACCTGGTGGATCCGACAGGCCATCACTCGAGCCATTGCTGATCAGGCCCGGACGATCCGCATCCCCGTCCATATGATTGAGACCATCAACAAACTCATCCGCACCACCCGTTATCTGGTCCAGGAAATTGGCCGCGAACCGACACCAGAGGAAATTGCCGAAAAAATGGATTTTCCCCTGGACAAAGTCCGCAAGGTTTTGAAAATCGCCAAGGAGCCGATTTCCCTGGATACTCCCATCGGCGAAGAGGAAGACAGCAACCTGGGAGATTTCATTGAGGACCGCAAAATCGCCTCGCCGATAGAGGCGGTGGAACACCTCAATCTGGCCGAACAGACCCAAAAAGTGCTGTCTACTCTGACCAGTCGCGAGGAGAAGGTCATCCGCATGCGGTTTGGCATCGGCGAAAAGGCCGACCATACCCTGGAGGAGGTGGGGCGTAACTTTGCCGTAACCCGGGAACGCATTCGCCAGATCGAGGGTAAAGCGATTCGCAAATTGCGCCATCCTTCGCGCAGCAAACAGCTGCACAGCTTTATTGAATACTGA
- a CDS encoding DNA primase: protein MAPYIPESKLLEIKAAAPIAEVIGQYVNLKPRGSYLVGLCPFHAETNPSFTVYPEREIFHCFGCGVGGNVFTFLMQHLRLTFPEAAMELARRYGVPLYAKELRPEDARQARKRQAFYEVNELAAAFFEANLRAPQGAPAQAYLSRRGLNPEVVASYRLGFVPDEWRALEKHLSARGGSLEAARDLGLIIPRQSRGYYDRFRGRLMFPIQDQQGRVIAFGGRVLGEGEPKYLNSPESPLYSKGRSLYGLYQAREALRKHQVAILVEGYMDLLALRVHGIEPVVATLGTALTQDQVRLLKGYVPRVVLVFDGDEAGLKAMMRSFPQFARERLPVRVLTLPKGEDPDSYAFNHGVEIFRHPWDQARPLFEVILEEILHSQGGQIEGKVTALERLKPYFQALNDPVERTLWTRRAAERLGVEETILQQALKSGPRQSVNLLAIRGEFFVSLEERLIKLILNHPTILPQVGLETWLEDFEDENLKEIAAQILICYQQHGRLDYGLLVNQMETTSLQNQVCALSLAVEEFPVENLATLVEDCCRGFRKRQLKKEQQQLKQQLHRAYNNQTGEEFMAIQARIRDVDLQLQNLQAEPRPSGEKEKPHEQGNRY from the coding sequence ATGGCTCCTTACATCCCGGAATCCAAGCTGCTGGAGATCAAGGCCGCGGCCCCCATTGCCGAGGTCATTGGGCAGTATGTGAATCTGAAGCCTCGCGGGAGCTATCTGGTCGGTCTGTGCCCCTTCCATGCCGAGACCAACCCCTCTTTTACTGTCTATCCGGAACGGGAAATATTTCACTGTTTCGGCTGCGGGGTGGGCGGTAATGTCTTTACTTTTCTCATGCAACACCTGCGCTTGACCTTCCCCGAAGCGGCGATGGAATTGGCCCGCCGCTATGGCGTTCCCCTCTATGCCAAAGAATTGCGGCCGGAGGATGCTCGTCAGGCCCGGAAACGTCAAGCCTTCTACGAGGTCAATGAATTGGCCGCGGCCTTCTTTGAGGCCAATCTACGAGCCCCGCAGGGAGCGCCAGCCCAAGCCTATCTGTCCCGCCGTGGTCTAAACCCGGAAGTAGTGGCCAGCTATCGGTTGGGCTTTGTGCCGGATGAATGGCGGGCTCTGGAAAAGCATCTGTCGGCGCGAGGTGGCTCGCTGGAGGCAGCGCGTGACCTGGGACTGATCATCCCCCGTCAGTCAAGGGGGTATTATGACCGGTTCCGGGGCCGATTGATGTTTCCCATCCAGGATCAGCAAGGACGGGTAATTGCCTTTGGCGGGCGGGTTCTGGGGGAGGGAGAGCCTAAGTATCTGAATTCTCCTGAAAGCCCGTTGTACTCGAAGGGGCGCTCTCTTTATGGCCTCTATCAGGCCCGCGAGGCCCTGCGGAAACACCAGGTAGCTATTCTAGTCGAAGGCTATATGGATCTGTTGGCCCTGCGGGTCCATGGCATTGAGCCGGTAGTGGCCACTCTGGGCACGGCCTTGACCCAGGATCAGGTGCGTCTGTTAAAGGGCTATGTCCCGCGGGTGGTGCTGGTCTTTGATGGCGATGAGGCTGGCCTGAAGGCCATGATGCGGTCGTTTCCACAATTTGCCCGGGAACGTCTCCCGGTACGGGTACTGACCTTACCGAAGGGGGAGGATCCGGACAGCTATGCCTTTAACCACGGGGTAGAAATCTTCCGGCATCCCTGGGATCAGGCCCGTCCCTTGTTTGAGGTCATCCTAGAAGAAATCCTACACTCTCAGGGAGGCCAGATTGAGGGCAAAGTCACTGCCCTGGAACGGTTGAAACCCTATTTCCAGGCCCTGAATGATCCGGTGGAACGCACCCTGTGGACCCGACGGGCCGCGGAACGACTGGGGGTGGAAGAGACCATCCTCCAGCAGGCCTTGAAGTCCGGACCCAGACAGTCGGTGAATTTGCTGGCTATCCGAGGTGAGTTTTTCGTTAGCCTGGAAGAGCGATTAATAAAACTGATCCTTAATCATCCCACCATTCTACCCCAGGTCGGCCTGGAAACCTGGCTGGAGGACTTCGAGGACGAAAATCTCAAGGAGATCGCAGCGCAGATCCTGATCTGCTATCAGCAGCATGGACGGCTGGACTACGGCCTGTTGGTGAACCAGATGGAAACCACCAGCCTCCAGAATCAGGTCTGTGCCTTATCTTTGGCGGTAGAGGAATTCCCTGTGGAGAATTTGGCAACCCTGGTGGAAGATTGTTGCCGGGGTTTCCGGAAACGGCAATTAAAAAAGGAACAACAACAGCTCAAGCAACAACTACACCGGGCCTACAATAATCAAACGGGGGAGGAGTTTATGGCGATTCAGGCCCGGATCAGGGACGTTGATCTGCAGTTGCAAAATTTGCAAGCAGAACCAAGACCTTCTGGGGAAAAGGAGAAACCACATGAGCAAGGGAACAGATATTGA